A genomic stretch from Rhineura floridana isolate rRhiFlo1 chromosome 18, rRhiFlo1.hap2, whole genome shotgun sequence includes:
- the LOC133372919 gene encoding F-box only protein 44-like — MANIGDLPNDIMLDIFSLVPMNELILNCRLVCSQWRELVDLPILWKCKYRQKNDNLKKSKAFYVLSHLERNLIRNPCGEEGLDFWETETPPRGQWKMKEVSEMDSSKLQKWDILQRHFYVKDDAIPYQEVNTCFAACSGLCVKSQLITLKDEGYWDELMDEARPTIVVKDWFYGVLGHRYQLSVKLLSADFKVIREYCSKDLYDCYLEDEEWREVSHTFCNFPAGVRHIFFQHQSQNVSWQESGYLMRTAKLLRLARCMKIDRRMRITKSSVTIGPFSLDKRMYYKDGRDMTSCSFVHFWGVQCPCRGNYIHW; from the exons ATGGCGAACATTGGAGATTTGCCAAATGACATCATGCTAGACATCTTCTCCCTGGTCCCGATGAATGAACTGATTCTCAACTGCCGGCTGGTTTGCTCCCAGTGGCGAGAACTGGTGGATTTGCCGATTCTGTGGAAGTGCAAATATCGACAGAAAAACGACAACCTTAAGAAGTCAAAGGCCTTCTACGTTTTATCCCACTTGGAGAGGAACTTAATCAGGAATCCTTGTGGCGAAG AGGGCTTGGACTTCTGGGAAACTGAGACACCTCCAAGGGGCCAGTGGAAAATGAAGGAAGTGTCAGAAATGGATTCATCAAAACTCCAGAAGTGGGACATCCTTCAGAGACATTTTTATGTGAAAGATGACGCTATCCCCTATCAGGAGGTTAACACATGCTTTGCGGCATGCAGTGG GCTCTGTGTTAAGTCTCAACTCATCACCTTGAAGGATGAAGGCTACTGGGATGAGCTGATGGATGAGGCCAGGCCCACTATTGTGGTGAAGGACTG GTTTTATGGTGTTCTTGGTCACCGCTACCAGCTGTCTGTAAAGCTCTTGTCTGCAGACTTCAAAGTGATCAGAGAATATTGTTCCAAAGACTTGTACGACTGCTATTTGGAAGATGAAGAATGGCGCGAG GTTTCGCACACGTTTTGCAACTTTCCTGCCGGAGTCCGCCACATCTTTTTCCAACACCAAAGCCAAAATGTCAGTTGGCAGGAATCTGGATATCTGATGAGAACAGCCAAGCTTCTGAGACTAGCCAGATGCATGAAGATAGACCGCAGGATGAGAATCACCAAAAGCAGTGTCACTATTGGCCCGTTTTCCTTGGACAAACGAATGTACTATAAGGATGGCAGAGATATGACAAGCTGTAGCTTTGTACACTTCTGGGGGGTCCAGTGCCCCTGCCGCGGCAACTATATCCACTGGTAA